A portion of the Methanofastidiosum sp. genome contains these proteins:
- a CDS encoding 30S ribosomal protein S3 — protein MAIERKFIEESVSNLTIDEFLGDSLKRAGYAGMDIKRNPLGTRVTVFVQKPGIVIGKRGRAIKDLTDQLERPPFNLENPQIEVQQIENPDLNADVMAFQLASAIERGEHYRRAAYNYLRRIMRSGAKGAEIKISGKLSGERARSMRFAEGYLKKCGDPAIEHVRVGYSPAKKKLGIIGIVIKIMPQDVSLPDEIKFK, from the coding sequence ATGGCCATCGAGAGAAAATTTATAGAAGAAAGTGTTTCCAATTTAACGATTGATGAATTCCTTGGAGATTCACTAAAGAGAGCTGGCTATGCAGGGATGGATATCAAGAGAAATCCCCTTGGGACTAGAGTTACAGTTTTCGTGCAGAAGCCCGGAATTGTCATAGGAAAAAGAGGAAGGGCCATTAAAGATTTGACAGACCAACTTGAAAGACCTCCTTTTAATCTAGAGAATCCTCAGATCGAAGTACAGCAAATTGAAAATCCAGACCTTAATGCAGATGTAATGGCATTTCAGCTTGCAAGTGCTATTGAGAGGGGAGAACATTATAGACGGGCAGCTTATAATTACCTTAGAAGAATAATGAGGTCTGGGGCAAAGGGTGCTGAAATTAAGATTTCAGGAAAACTCAGTGGAGAAAGAGCTCGTTCAATGAGATTTGCCGAAGGTTACCTAAAGAAATGTGGAGATCCAGCTATAGAGCATGTGAGAGTTGGGTATTCACCTGCAAAGAAGAAACTCGGTATAATCGGAATTGTAATCAAGATAATGCCTCAAGACGTATCACTGCCAGATGAAATAAAGTTTAAGTAA